acggctgtcagccaatcagcattcagggcttgaatcACCCCGTTTAAAATATCTCCTAACTGAGAGACCTGGACAAATTATTTTCCATATCTGAATCAAGGGTGGAAAATCATTACTGATAGAGGTGATTTGGAAGGCTAAATTGATTTGTGCAGACAAGGCGGTCTCTCAGTTTGTAATGCACACGAAACTCCGCTCTCATTTCATCTCTCAAGTAACTGACATGCATTGGAAAAGCTTGGGAATGGATCCTTTGGAAGGAAAGTGAGTCAGAAGGCATCTCTTTCACAATACTTGATTTCCCCATATCAACATATATCAACTCTgctgtgtaagtgtgtgtttcaATGTGGGTGAGGCATGCTTGTGTGATATCCCCATGAGACAGAACTAGACCTAGGTAATCTAACCACCCGTTACAGAGTGTGGTTGAGTCGTTATCCATTAGCCACAGAACATATTGGATTCATAGAGTACATCACTGCTTTGACAGTTAACTGTAACTAAATACATCAGATCTGTATTCAGCTCCATATTTCAAGATTATGTCAGCACAGGCCTTGAACCTGCCAGATAACAGATATACATGTCTCTAACCAAGGCTGTTTGACTAGATGAACCTCATTGCCCCCTCATCGCAACCTCATTTACTGCAAGGTTGAGGTCAAGTTCCCATTCCAATATTCCTTAATGCGTTTCAAGGAGGCAAATGTGGAATTGGAATTACGTTTACTTCctcaattgactgaattgaaaggGAATTGACCACAAGCCTGGTTTAGAGTAACAACCTGTTACTAATTGGAGTCTATGGAGATTGTGGCGATTACTTCGATATGTGCGAAACTCTACTTTAGGCTTATCCTCACATGTTTGTCCTAAAATGACAGGGAAAAAGGAAAGACTTTGGGGTTAAAGTGTGTGTGGGCAAGACCTTTTTGAGTGGTCTCTTTATGCCCCGGTCCCACACTGTTGGCCCAGAGACAGAAGCCGACAGAAAACAAGTGGACGTCTTAAAGGCTTATAGCACACAGCCTTTCCCTTATAAGCCTCTTTCTGTTAACTGTCTAAAGTTCAATTATTTTTAGGCTACTGTGTCTCAGTATAATGATCATGAGATCACAGTCTATGCTTAACTCGGTATAGAATGCCTGACATTTTTCATTTATCATAggctacatactgtacacattcaTGCTCCACTGCAAAGTAATTTGCCTACTGAACATTAATTCATATGCAGAGAACAAATGGAGGCTAACAGATTTTTGGATCTTACAGTGTGTAAAGATAGACAATGATAtgcagctatatatatatatatatatatatatatataaatccaAGGCACTCAAGTTAAAATCTCTTTATATCCACACATGGATTAtcctggacccagatctgtttgtgctgtgttGCCAACAACCTACACAGCGAttaggttaaaaaaaaacaaggtttCGACTATAGACCACCTTCATCAGTGTGTATCTCCTGTGCTCCGCTTCACCAGGTGTGTGCCTCCCGCCCCGCCCCCCACCACGGCCCTTACCTGTGTGTTGCGGTGCTTCCCCTGCGAGCCTAGCTGGGCCGGCAGCCCTTTCCTGCACCGCCCCCCCACCCCGCCCCACCCGATGGTCAGGATGACGCGCTCCAAGACCTTCCAGGCCTACCTGCCCAGCTGCCACCGAACCTACAGCTGCA
This genomic interval from Oncorhynchus clarkii lewisi isolate Uvic-CL-2024 chromosome 27, UVic_Ocla_1.0, whole genome shotgun sequence contains the following:
- the LOC139386346 gene encoding protein yippee-like 2 isoform X1, giving the protein MDYPGPRSVCAVLPTTYTAIRLKKNKVSTIDHLHQCVSPVLRFTRCVPPAPPPTTALTCVLRCFPCEPSWAGSPFLHRPPTPPHPMVRMTRSKTFQAYLPSCHRTYSCIHCRAHLANHDELISKSFQGSQGRAYLFNSVVNVGCGPAEERVLLTGLHAVADIYCENCKTTLGWKYEHAFESSQKYKEGKFIIELAHMIKDNGWD